Proteins co-encoded in one Cinclus cinclus chromosome Z, bCinCin1.1, whole genome shotgun sequence genomic window:
- the SPTLC1 gene encoding serine palmitoyltransferase 1, with protein sequence MAAAGVGQQWVLVEMVQAFYEAPAYHLILEGILILWIIRLLFSKTYKLQERSDLTPKEKEELIEEWQPEPLVPPVPKDHPALNYNVVSGPPTHIITVNGKECINFASFNFLGLLNNEKVKSAAQASLKKYGVGTCGPRGFYGTFDVHLELEERLAKFMRTEEAIIYSYGFATIASAIPAYSKRGDIVFVDEAACFAIQKGLQASRSNIKLFKHNDMADLERLLKEQETEDQKNPRKARVTRRFIVVEGLYMNTGDICPLPELIKLKYKYKVRIFLEESLSFGVLGEHGRGITEHFGINIDDIDLISANMENSLASIGGFCCGRSFIIDHQRLSGQGYCFSASLPPLLAAAAIEALNIMEDNPDIFQTLRAKCERIHKALQGISGLKVVGESFSPALHLQLEESCGSRENDVKLLKRVVDYCMNSGIALTQARYLEKEEKCLPPPSIRVVITVEQTEQELDKAASLLKEAAQSVLN encoded by the exons atggcggcggcgggcgTGGGACAGCAGTGGGTGCTGGTGGAGATGGTCCAGGCCTTCTACGAG GCTCCTGCTTACCATCTCATTTTAGAAGGAATTCTAATACTATGGATAATCAGACTTCTTTTCTCAAAGACATATAAGCTTCAAGAGAGGTCTGATCTAACACCTAAG gaaaaagaagagttGATCGAAGAATGGCAGCCAGAGCCTCTTGTACCTCCTGTGCCAAAAGATCACCCAGCTCTCAATTACAACGTTGTTTCAGG acctcCCACCCATATAATCACTGTTAATGGCAAGGAATGTATAAACTTTGCATCGTTTAACTTCCTTGGACTTTTGAATAATGAAAAAGTTAAG AGTGCAGCGCAGGCTTCTCTGAAGAAATACGGTGTTGGCACTTGTGGACCCAGAGGATTCTATGGTACTTTTG ATGTGCACTTAGAATTAGAAGAACGGCTAGCAAAATTCATGAGGACAGAGGAAGCTATTATATACTCATATGGATTTGCAACAATTGCCAGTGCTATCCCTGCATATTCAAAGAGAGGAGACATTGTGTTTGT AGATGAAGCTGCCTGTTTTGCTATTCAGAAGGGATTACAAGCATCTCGTAGTAACATCAAGTTATTTAAGCATAATGATATGGCTGACCTTGAACGATTATTGAAAGAACAAGAGACTGAAGATCAAAAG AATCCTCGCAAGGCCCGTGTAACTCGAAGGTTTATTGTAGTGGAAGGATTGTATATGAACACAGGAGACATTTGCCCTCTTCCAGAGTTG atAAAACTGAAGTATAAATACAAAGTTAGAATATTTTTGGAGGAGAGCCTTTCCTTTGGAGTCCTTGGAGAACATGGAAGAGGAATTACTGAACACTTTGGAATAAAT ATTGACGATATAGATCTTATTAGTGCAAACATGGAAAATTCACTGGCTTCTATTGGTGGATTTTGCTGTGGAAGATCTTTTATTATTGACCATCAG CGATTGTCTGGTCAAGGCTATTGCTTTTCTGCCTCCTTGCCACCTTTGTTAGCTGCTGCTGCTATTGAGGCTCTGAATATTATGGAAGATAATCCAG ACATTTTTCAGACTCTTCGGGCTAAATGTGAACGGATTCACAAAGCTTTACAGGG gATTTCTGGTTTAAAAGTAGTGGGAGAATCTTTTTCTCCAGCATTGCATTTACAGTTGGAGGAGAGCTGTGGATCTCGAGAAAATGATGTGAAGTTACTCAAAAGAGTTGTGGATTAT tGCATGAATAGTGGTATTGCGTTAACACAGGCTCGCTAtctggagaaagaagaaaaatgtcttcctCCACCCAG tatTCGAGTAGTGATAACAGTGGAACAAACAGAACAAGAACTGGACAAAGCTGCATCACTTCTTAAGGAAGCTGCACAGTCTGTGTTGAATTAG